The following nucleotide sequence is from Puniceicoccaceae bacterium.
CTGAGGCAAGTCCAGTGAAACAGCAGTTGCAGCAGAAGCCAGTGCAAGTGTGAGACAGGCAACGTTCAGGATCTCTCGGGAAAATCGCATACCCGACAGCATTCGGAATCGTCGACCAGAATCAAGCCAGATCGAGCGAATTCCGTGCCGTAAGGGATGGGAATTATTGATACTCCAGAGTCAGAACCACGACGGACTTGGCCGGAATAGAAGCACTGAGCTTGCCGGAATCCAGCGAAAATTCCTCAAACTCCGAAGGTTCAATCGCATTCGGTGAATCAAAGGTGTTGTGTGCATCCATCTCGGCGGCTGTCAGCACCCGGCCCTTCACAGAGGCAATGGACGCGCCGGACAATGCGCAGTTCAGCGGCTTCGCAACTTCGGGATCAAGGTTGCAGATCGTCACGTTGACCACTCCGTCAGCATTGCTGGAGCAAGAGACGTGAAGACTGTTCACGGATTCCTCGCCATGAACATAGGCATCTGTCTGCAAGCGATGCTGCACGAGTGTGGCTTCATGGTGCACCTTGTACATCTCAAACACATGGTAAGTGGGTGTTTTGAGAATCTGTGCACCGTCCGTGAGGATCATCGCCTGCAATACGTTCACAACCTGAGCGATGTTTGCCATGCGCACTCGATCCGCATTCTGGTTGAAAATATTGAGATTGATCCCCGCCACCAGTGCATCGCGAAGCGTGTTTTGCTGCCATAGAAAACCTGGGTTGCGACCGGGTTCAGGATCATACCAGGTGCCCCATTCATCCACCATGAGTCCAATGCGCTTCTCGGGGTCGTACACATCCATGATGGCACTGTGTTTTGCAACCAACTCTTCCATGTAGAGCGTGCGCTTGAGCGTCGAAAACCACTCGTCCTCGCCAAATCCGGTGGACTTTCCTTTGTCCGACCAGTTACCCTTGGGCAGAGTGTAATAGTGCAGGGAAAGACCGTCCATGTGGCGACCGGCGATGTGCATCAAAGTCTCGGTCCAGTCGTAGTCATCGCCACTGGCACCGCAGGCGATTTTGAAGAGACGGTTGTCACCGTAGTTTTTGGCAAAGGTTTTGAAATGGCGATACACGTCTGCGTAGTACTCGGCACGCATGTTGCCCCCGCAGCCCCAGTTTTCATTTCCAATCCCCAGATATGTGACCTTCCACGGTTCCTCGCGACCGTTCTGACGGCGCAGGTTTGCCATTGGCGAAATTGCATCGGAGGTCATGTATTCAATCCACTCCATCATTTCCTGTGGCGTTCCGCTGCCCACATTCGCACTGATGAAGGGTTCCGCGCCAATCTGCTCACAAAGGTCCAGGAATTCGTGCGTTCCAAAATGGTTGTTTTCCACCACACCGCCCCAATGAGTGTTGATCATGGTCGGACGTTCCTCCTTGGGGCCGATGCCATCCTTCCAGTGATACTCATCCGCAAAACAACCACCCGGCCAGCGAAGCACCGGAATATCCACTGCCTTGAGGGCTTCCACAACGTCGGTTCGAATCCCTCGCACATTTGGGATTTCACTGTCCTCACCCACCCAGATGCCTTCGTAAATACAGTGCCCCAGATGCTCGGAAAAATGTCCGTAGATGTTCGGATTGATCGTCGCTCCGGTGTGGTCCGGATAGATCATGAGTTCATTGGCTTGAAGGCTGCCTGCAAGCAGGGCAGCACCGGTTGCCAGGGCGGCAGCGGTCGATGGGTACCATGTCGATTTCATGTCGGTATTGGGTCGGGTTTCAGAATACCTGCCATTCCATTACCCCGGGACGGGTTTCCGAATCCGGTGCAAACACGAGTCGCAGGCAGCGCGCTTCGACCGGAGTGGAAATCTGAACAGGGGAACCTTTCGCAGGGGTAAGAGAAAAGTCTTCCAGTAGCTCCCAAGTCGAGCCATCATCCGAGTGCTGAACAGTAAAGTGGTAGGGTTTCCACGCAAACTCCAAGCGCAGTTCCTGATGAGTCACCTGCATCCGCTTCCCGAGGTCCATCACGAGCGTTGGACGGGAATCCTCGGGATCCGGTTTCCAGAGCGTTGCATAGTTGTTATCCTGCGCCTGATCTGCCCCTGTCCAGGAATGCTGCACCGACGATGCTTTCACCTGTCCACGCATTTCGGAAGCGGAGCTTGTGCGCAGGCGGGCAAACCGTTCGACTCCATCGTGGCTGGGACGGATGTTGCGAATCCACCCGTGCTCATCCCATTCCAGCGGCTCCATACAGACCTGTCGCCCCACTACCTCCGGATCGAAGGGAATGCTGTGGCGATGGTACAGGATGTAGTGTTCGCCTTCCAGTTCGACCACCGTGTGATGCCCGGGACTTAGTATGTTTTGAGAGTGATCCGACACCAGGATGGGACTGTTGGGTGCTTCGACAAAGGGTCCGGTCGGGCCGTCTCCGACGGCATAGTGCACCTGATAGGTGTCTTCAATGGTTTTCCCGTCAGAATACATCAGGTAATAACGTCCGTCCCGCTTCACCATCAGCGGAGCCTCGAAAAAGTGCGGCGGCGTCACATCGACCACTTCTCCGGCAAAGGTCACCATGTCCGCCTCAAGTGGAACGACCCAGCATTTCCCGTTGGTCCAGTTCCATCCAGATCCCCAATAGAGCCAAGGCTGCCCATCATCATCAATGAAGGCCTCCCCATCAATCATGTGGTAGCCGGGACGAAAATCCTCTGGAATCATGGGCTGATCCCCAAGAAGATTTTGCCAGGGTCCGAGCGGGTGGTTCGCAGAGCCAACCCAGATTTCACTGCCAACGGAAACATACATGTAGAAGGCGCCATCGATGCCCTGCACTACCGAGGGTGCCCAGACCATTGCATCCTTGGAGGTGGGGCTTGTGCATGCTGCTTTGGTGGGCCAGTTGAGTTCGTGAAATTCCCAGTTGGCAAAATCCTCACTACTCCAGCAACCAAGCGTTTCCCCTCCCCAGGGATCGAGCGTGGCATAGAGATAATATCGTCCGTCGTGGGTTACCACCGAAGGGTCCGCATAATATCCTGGCAAAATGGGGTTGCCTGAATCCGGGCAGAGTCCGGAAGGAAGTTCGGAACTCGCTGCCATTGCCGAATGGCATTGCAGCGTCATGGAGATTGCGATCACACAAGACAGAATGGGGTTGTTCATGAACTCCATTCAACCCAATTTGCCCAACATTTCGAACTCAATCGCATCCCCCAAATGGGTGAAACCTTCGCTCCAGATGCACGACTTGATCATTTCCAAATTCGCACCAGCACCCTCTTTACACGGCACAGAGGGTGCAAGGTCTCCACTCGCTAACTCGTGATTGCATAGGCCAGATCGTCATTTTCCACCCGAAGGTCCACCCTCGATCCGTCCTGCAGCTCGCCCGCAATGAGCAGGCGCGCGATGAGCGTTTCCACGCGTTTTTGAAGAAACCGTCGAAGGGGACGCGCACCGTAAACGGGATCATAGCCCCGCTCAGCGATCCACTGTTTCGCCTCATCCGTGAGGTGGAGCAGAATCTTGCGGTCCGCAAGGCGTTGGTTGATCTCTGCCAGCAGCAGTTCCTCGATGCGCTCAATCTCTTCGAGCGTCAGCGGCTTGAAGAGCACGGTGTCATCAATTCGATTGAGAAATTCCGGACGAAAAGCGTGGCGCAGTTCCGCCATCACCGACTCCCGCACACTCTCGGGGATTTCACTGCCCGTCACACCCTCCTGCAGATAACGACTGCCGATGTTCGAGGTCATGATGATGATCGTGTTCTTGAAGTCGACGGTTCGTCCCTGCGAATCGGTGATGCGCCCGTCATCAAGCACCTGCAGCAGCACGTTGAAAACGTCGGGATGCGCCTTCTCGATCTCGTCAAACAAGACCACCGAGTAGGGTTTGCGGCGAACCGCCTCTGTCAGCTGTCCACCTTCGTCATAGCCCACGTATCCCGGAGGTGCTCCGATCAGTCGGGCCACTGCGTGTTTTTCCATGTACTCCGACATGTCAATGCGAGTGAGGTTTTGCTCGGAATCAAAAAGCGTCGCCGCCAATGTCTTCGCCATCTCGGTCTTTCCCACTCCTGTGGGTCCAAGAAACAGGAACGATCCGATGGGGCGGTCCTGATCCTTGATGCCTGCACGAGCACGCAAAATGGCCTCCGTTGTGAGCGTTACCGCTTCATCCTGACCGATCACACGCTCATGCAGGATGCTTTCAAGCCGCAGTAGTTTTTCCCGCTCCCCCTCAAGCAGCCGCGTCACGGGGATACCGCTCCAGCGTGCGATGATCTCCGCAATTTCCTCGCTGGTCACCTCCTCTTTGAGCAGATGCCCCGAATGATCGGCACTCTCGAACGCTCGCAATTCGGCTTCGAGACGTGGCAGGGTGCCATGTCGCAGCTCAGCGACCCGGCTCAGGTTGTAGTCCCGCTCGGCGCGCTCCATTTCGAGCCGGGTATGCTCAATCTCCTCACGCAGTTTGCGTCCGCGATTAAGCTGTGCTTTTTCGTCGTTCCAGCGCTCCTTGAGTTCCCGAAGTTTCTCACGATCCGCGTCGAGTTCACCCGAAAGTGTTTTGAGGCGATCCCTGGACCCTGCATCCTTCTCCTGCTTGAGTGCCGCCTCTTCAATCTCCAGCTGCATCACGCGGCGGTGGAGGTCATCG
It contains:
- a CDS encoding family 43 glycosylhydrolase; its protein translation is MNNPILSCVIAISMTLQCHSAMAASSELPSGLCPDSGNPILPGYYADPSVVTHDGRYYLYATLDPWGGETLGCWSSEDFANWEFHELNWPTKAACTSPTSKDAMVWAPSVVQGIDGAFYMYVSVGSEIWVGSANHPLGPWQNLLGDQPMIPEDFRPGYHMIDGEAFIDDDGQPWLYWGSGWNWTNGKCWVVPLEADMVTFAGEVVDVTPPHFFEAPLMVKRDGRYYLMYSDGKTIEDTYQVHYAVGDGPTGPFVEAPNSPILVSDHSQNILSPGHHTVVELEGEHYILYHRHSIPFDPEVVGRQVCMEPLEWDEHGWIRNIRPSHDGVERFARLRTSSASEMRGQVKASSVQHSWTGADQAQDNNYATLWKPDPEDSRPTLVMDLGKRMQVTHQELRLEFAWKPYHFTVQHSDDGSTWELLEDFSLTPAKGSPVQISTPVEARCLRLVFAPDSETRPGVMEWQVF
- the clpB gene encoding ATP-dependent chaperone ClpB; amino-acid sequence: MNANFKKYTEKSREAIVEAQNLSQKRRHAQVESWHLLHALVNQDHGVVPALLNKMPQGANAIAVALDRELDRLPSASGNTSASGAYMAAHMQQILTAAEKATTELRDEFTSTEHLLLGILEVAEPTDLKKFLKNFELNRAAVMKVLSEVRGNQRVTSENPESTFQALEKYGEDLVEKARQNKLDPVIGRDEEIRRVIRILSRKTKNNPVLIGEPGVGKTAIAEGLAQRIVRGDVPEGLKDKTIFSLDMGSLLAGAKFRGEFEERLKAVLQEVKGSDGQILLFIDELHTIVGAGKAEGAIDAGNMLKPMLARGELHCIGATTLDEYRKYIEKDAALERRFQTVKVDQPTVEDTISILRGLKERFEVHHGVKIQDNALVNAAVMSNRYISDRFLPDKAIDLVDEACAMIRTEIDSMPTEVDDLHRRVMQLEIEEAALKQEKDAGSRDRLKTLSGELDADREKLRELKERWNDEKAQLNRGRKLREEIEHTRLEMERAERDYNLSRVAELRHGTLPRLEAELRAFESADHSGHLLKEEVTSEEIAEIIARWSGIPVTRLLEGEREKLLRLESILHERVIGQDEAVTLTTEAILRARAGIKDQDRPIGSFLFLGPTGVGKTEMAKTLAATLFDSEQNLTRIDMSEYMEKHAVARLIGAPPGYVGYDEGGQLTEAVRRKPYSVVLFDEIEKAHPDVFNVLLQVLDDGRITDSQGRTVDFKNTIIIMTSNIGSRYLQEGVTGSEIPESVRESVMAELRHAFRPEFLNRIDDTVLFKPLTLEEIERIEELLLAEINQRLADRKILLHLTDEAKQWIAERGYDPVYGARPLRRFLQKRVETLIARLLIAGELQDGSRVDLRVENDDLAYAITS
- a CDS encoding alpha-N-arabinofuranosidase, with protein sequence MIYPDHTGATINPNIYGHFSEHLGHCIYEGIWVGEDSEIPNVRGIRTDVVEALKAVDIPVLRWPGGCFADEYHWKDGIGPKEERPTMINTHWGGVVENNHFGTHEFLDLCEQIGAEPFISANVGSGTPQEMMEWIEYMTSDAISPMANLRRQNGREEPWKVTYLGIGNENWGCGGNMRAEYYADVYRHFKTFAKNYGDNRLFKIACGASGDDYDWTETLMHIAGRHMDGLSLHYYTLPKGNWSDKGKSTGFGEDEWFSTLKRTLYMEELVAKHSAIMDVYDPEKRIGLMVDEWGTWYDPEPGRNPGFLWQQNTLRDALVAGINLNIFNQNADRVRMANIAQVVNVLQAMILTDGAQILKTPTYHVFEMYKVHHEATLVQHRLQTDAYVHGEESVNSLHVSCSSNADGVVNVTICNLDPEVAKPLNCALSGASIASVKGRVLTAAEMDAHNTFDSPNAIEPSEFEEFSLDSGKLSASIPAKSVVVLTLEYQ